Proteins from one Impatiens glandulifera chromosome 2, dImpGla2.1, whole genome shotgun sequence genomic window:
- the LOC124926065 gene encoding 50S ribosomal protein L4, chloroplastic: MASSVSFFSSSIFLSSSPQNSKSLVSSFRPLSIAPQKPISRSIRSELATIPILSFDGSKIGETSLNLKSAPSETARAVVHRGIITDLRNKRRGTASTLTRAEVRGGGIKPYPQKKTGRARRGSQRTPLRPGGGVIFGPKPRDWSIKINRKEKRLAISTALSSATVNTIVVEDFGDKFDKPKTKEFIAALKRWGLEPSEKCMFLFKEVPENVGLSGRNIRTLKMLTPRTLNLFDILNADKVVLTKETVDYLNGRYGLEDEDEDEEEEQEEEEEGEAEEGIGEGEPNDD; this comes from the coding sequence ATGGCGAGCTCTGTTTCCTTTTTCTCTTCTTCAATCTTTCTCTCTTCATCGCCCCAAAACTCCAAATCTCTTGTGTCATCTTTTAGGCCTCTCTCAATTGCACCTCAAAAGCCCATCTCTCGAAGCATTCGCTCTGAACTAGCCACCATTCCAATACTGTCTTTTGACGGTTCCAAAATCGGCGAGACTTCTCTCAACTTGAAATCGGCGCCTTCAGAAACTGCTCGAGCTGTCGTCCACAGAGGAATCATTACCGATCTTCGGAACAAGCGTCGGGGTACGGCCTCAACCCTCACCCGCGCGGAGGTCCGTGGTGGTGGTATAAAACCTTATCCTCAAAAGAAAACAGGTCGCGCTCGCCGTGGTTCGCAGAGGACGCCCCTGAGGCCTGGTGGTGGTGTCATTTTTGGCCCCAAACCTCGCGATTGGAGTATTAAGATCAATCGGAAGGAGAAGCGGCTGGCGATATCAACTGCACTGTCGAGCGCTACTGTGAATACTATAGTGGTGGAAGATTTTGGTGATAAATTTGATAAACCGAAGACAAAGGAGTTCATTGCGGCTTTGAAGAGGTGGGGGCTTGAACCATCTGAGAAATGTATGTTCTTGTTCAAGGAGGTGCCGGAGAATGTAGGGCTTTCTGGAAGGAACATTAGGACCTTGAAAATGCTGACTCCTCGGACGTTGAACTTGTTCGACATCTTGAATGCAGATAAGGTAGTCTTGACGAAAGAGACTGTAGATTACTTGAATGGGAGATATGGGTTGGAGgatgaggatgaagatgaagaggaagaacaagaagaagaagaggaggggGAAGCCGAGGAAGGAATAGGTGAGGGTGAACCCAATGATGATTAG
- the LOC124927561 gene encoding TATA box-binding protein-associated factor RNA polymerase I subunit B produces the protein MRDHFKLPCHACGNIGFADGGDGFFYCTRCGSQTEDIVDTAVAEEDLIMDKTADGGGGGIYLHSHRRQKSSQVQIKTEYMSQPQSQFWASLRDGEDEPPPSMSGRVKTEPEDYYYDGDGMGPTEPEDFGSRALTHDDFYTEIRMRYVMGIQIMIQMQCKALVQKFKVSPLICGFSGSLFMRFVLSTGVFSDEWADEAILESESQKEGLEDEIKPRVKFRGEPHNIHGKRAVMIWFRSVSKKIPVSYSLAITYLVCHLAREAILPTDISKWALEGNIPYYAAYIEIQKQIGPPIAACPISTSFMFRPDQAVNLQKLESVAALIAQTIGLELPPVNFYAIASRYLTMLSLPIGKILPAVCRIYEWSMPHELWLSANEFRLPTRVYVMSMVIVAVRILFNLNGFGVWEKSLTRRNGIEDSNTDSSNTTDDYEAAEILKALEARYKELQDPYEYSKDLPAYLNHCKNVLFAGVGPSFDNREEERLIEDLWDIYQNLNDDCKLSEDEKVNIIGSAPVRKPTHEETVVVTNDNPLEHDDKEDEEEEEEESIRRLKLNMSENRFCYIPPRVKVKRLDYLQYERKRSKGHFTYVAHADYYIVLRCCARLAKVDVRILHTGVMSFERRLGWLEKRIDRCLQDGPTDAETCDLSPNELNEDD, from the exons ATGAGAGACCACTTTAAACTGCCGTGCCATGCCTGCGGCAATATTGGGTTCGCGGACGGAGGGGATGGTTTCTTCTACTGTACTCGATGCGGATCCCAAACCGAAGACATAGTCGACACTGCAGTTGCCGAAGAAGACCTAATCATGGACAAAACTGCAGACGGCGGCGGCGGAGGTATATACCTTCACAGCCACCGCCGCCAAAAGTCTTCCCAGGTTCAGATCAAGACCGAATACATGTCCCAACCCCAATCCCAGTTTTGGGCGTCCCTTAGAGACGGAGAAGACGAGCCGCCGCCGTCCATGAGCGGTAGGGTGAAGACAGAGCCAGAGGATTACTACTACGATGGAGATGGAATGGGACCTACCGAACCAGAAGATTTTGGATCCAGGGCTCTTACACACGACGATTTCTACACAGAGATTCGAATGAGGTATGTTATGGGGATTCAAATTATGATCCAAATGCAGTGTAAGGCTTTAGTTCAGAAATTCAAAGTCAGCCCTTTGATTTGTGGGTTTTCCGGCTCCTTGTTCATGCGTTTCGTCTTGTCCACTGGTGTTTTCTCAGATGAATGGGCTGATGAAGCCATTCTCGAATCTGAATCGCAGAAAGAAG GGCTAGAAGATGAGATTAAGCCTAGAGTAAAGTTTAGGGGCGAGCCTCACAACATACACGGGAAGCGAGCTGTTATGATTTGGTTCAGATCAGTGAGCAAGAAAATACCCGTGTCCTATTCACTGGCGATAACTTATCTCGTTTGTCATTTGGCTCGAGAGGCAATCCTTCCAACCGATATTTCTAAATGGGCACTTGAAGGAAATATCCCATATTACGCAGCTTACATTGAAATCCAGAAACAAATCGGTCCTCCAATCGCTGCGTGTCCGATTAGTACATCTTTTATGTTTCGCCCAGACCAAGCGGTTAACTTACAGAAGTTAGAATCCGTGGCAGCATTAATTGCACAAACTATAGGCTTGGAGTTACCACCGGTGAACTTTTACGCCATAGCTTCTCGTTACCTGACAATGCTGTCCCTTCCAATTGGAAAAATTCTCCCAGCTGTGTGTCGGATTTACGAATGGTCAATGCCACATGAGCTTTGGCTTTCAGCAAACGAGTTTAGACTTCCTACTCGAGTTTATGTGATGTCCATGGTTATTGTTGCTGTAAGAATTCTATTCAATTTAAATGGTTTTGGTGTATGGGAGAAGAGTCTGACTCGTCGAAATGGTATTGAAGATTCAAACACTGATTCTTCGAATACCACAGATGATTATGAGGCTGCAGAGATTCTCAAAGCTCTTGAAGCTCGCTACAAGGAGCTTCAAGATCCATATG AGTACTCCAAGGATTTGCCCGCATATCTCAACCACTGCAAGAATGTCCTTTTTGCTGGTGTAGGACCATCGTTTGATAATCGCGAAGAAGAAAGATTAATAGAGGATTTATGGGATATTTACCAGAACCTAAATGAT GATTGTAAGTTATCAGAAGACGAGAAAGTGAATATCATCGGTAGTGCGCCTGTTAGAAAACCTACGCACGAGGAAACTGTTGTTGTAACAAATGACAATCCACTAGAACACGACgataaagaagatgaagaagaagaagaagaagaaagcatTCGACGGTTGAAGTTGAACATGTCAGAAAACAGATTCTGTTATATCCCACCAAGGGTTAAAGTGAAGAGGCTCGATTATCTTCAATACGAGAGGAAGAGGAGTAAAGGACATTTCACTTACGTTGCACACGCTGATTACTATATCGTGCTGCGTTGTTGTGCACGTCTGGCTAAAGTAGATGTTAGGATTTTGCATACTGGTGTTATGAGCTTTGAGAGACGGTTAGGTTGGCTTGAAAAGAGAATTGACCGCTGTCTGCAAGACGGACCAACTGATGCTGAAACTTGTGACTTGTCCCCCAATGAGTTAAATGAAGATGATTGA
- the LOC124926289 gene encoding protein PHYTOCHROME KINASE SUBSTRATE 1-like yields the protein MATLRPENNTIPLPRNASFSSYLNSTEETFIKNLSDSVRKPYPDGKKTEDGEIDVFEAEKYFNGAIDDHEQQSSKLSTIINGPNKHEPDQYSQNKQRTRVQFGTPSVNSESSWNSSSVLLQPALKNQTPPLPPQMNKNNNLKTLISNLRCNYCLCNDKNSVQVYETSKSINEKTTARDQSTQSSSYLSQSNTKSRTNPWLINRDQDQQQQQQTMQRKSLEVFGLSVERRIPVKPSVIVTHNQPSTSIQEPCMIGQSHDGTYDETGSDASSDLFEIESFTTNTINTPKGYAPSEASVEWSVVTASMADFSALSDSEDARTMSFSSNTREMVSKQRNIPAKETERQRSGILLGCKNYKAVRVAEDAYRTSTKLGPNGSCRMHDASLVRVLRVSGENWSGEKGGGV from the coding sequence ATGGCTACACTGAGGCCAGAGAACAACACCATCCCTCTTCCTCGAAATGCTTCATTCTCTTCATACCTCAACTCTACAGAAGAAACCTTTATCAAGAACCTATCCGACTCTGTTCGAAAACCATACCCAGATGGGAAGAAGACAGAAGATGGAGAAATTGACGTCTTTGAAGCTGAGAAATATTTCAATGGAGCTATTGATGATCATGAACAACAAAGCTCAAAGCTTTCCACCATTATTAATGGACCCAACAAACATGAACCCGATCAATATAGCCAAAACAAACAGAGGACAAGAGTTCAATTTGGAACACCAAGCGTTAACTCGGAATCCAGCTGGAACAGCAGCAGCGTGCTGCTTCAACCAGCATTGAAGAATCAaactcctcctcttcctccccAAATGAACAAGAACAACAACCTCAAAACCCTCATCTCTAACCTGAGATGCAACTACTGCTTGTGCAACGACAAGAACTCTGTCCAAGTTTACGAGACTTCCAAATCGATCAACGAGAAGACGACTGCAAGAGATCAATCCACTCAATCTAGTTCGTATTTATCTCAGTCTAATACTAAATCCCGGACCAATCCCTGGCTCATTAACCGAGACCAagatcaacaacaacaacaacaaaccATGCAAAGAAAGTCACTGGAGGTGTTCGGTTTGTCCGTTGAAAGAAGAATCCCAGTGAAACCATCAGTAATCGTGACGCACAACCAGCCGAGCACTTCAATACAAGAACCCTGCATGATTGGGCAAAGCCATGATGGGACCTACGACGAAACGGGCAGCGATGCCAGCTCAGATTTGTTTGAGATCGAGAGCTTCACCACCAACACCATCAACACGCCAAAGGGATACGCGCCAAGTGAGGCTAGCGTAGAATGGAGTGTAGTAACCGCCAGCATGGCTGATTTTTCGGCTCTATCTGATTCAGAGGACGCGAGAACAATGTCCTTTAGCTCAAACACGAGGGAAATGGTTTCTAAACAGAGGAACATTCCGGCCAAGGAGACTGAGAGACAGCGGTCTGGGATTCTATTGGGGTGCAAGAACTACAAGGCGGTTAGAGTGGCCGAAGATGCTTATAGGACGAGTACAAAGTTAGGTCCTAATGGATCATGTAGAATGCATGATGCATCACTAGTCAGAGTCCTACGTGTCAGCGGCGAGAATTGGAGCGGAGAAAAAGGTGGCGGGGTTTGA
- the LOC124927369 gene encoding uncharacterized protein LOC124927369: MGTHFQFDDKRVLLKSFCRIMITFGNSLWVLSFNSLFLLFGFISKLIIRLCSSFRTCSNNKDDKIDLVDSPELEPFGFLQSEGFHEYLFGFQFQAIEEGESEEEEEDHDDGRNPESDYSAITDTPLVHSAIKFQTFPVKASRGFLVTPEDVSFTVKEMFVHPDNDSQMVSAMDVSVSDHGLETKQEEGVPGGEDVSSENREVDDEERGVVSEGDKSDESLSPSKEPKGRHMLSHFDRERDFSAFSGRTPFPVLDNEDEENDLDFLEQISDLMRNFEDDSRRNVASKDKAVNFNGENQESLELIDREIPFTTCNDYSTEEDDDDEEGYIIDFESHRELGFISERKSTGDVEASLSNEKNTFRRWDFDLEDENENEEEEEDGFKDILMQHRVMVEQLKMDAKSSRSGRLATIMEECETMKMDLKPLRLDERLDHKDHMNEIQKVYRSYTEKMKKLDILNYQTVHAISFLHMKDPSPSSSSSSHKDPTLKSPVSAIKTLIFSSMWPCKLRRIYSADPTVKSMAELHRDLETVYVGQACLSWEILQWQYDKSKELLLNDTDSQRSYGQAAIEFQQFQVLVHRFVENEAFQGSRVENYARDRCSLRTILQVPAIKDDDCLKNRTRRGEIKGAGSEEVEKKISIAALMDVIEESMRSFWEFIRADKEDATISISKSLLYNRGAEQQQQKKDQMELLNQLKTILQKKEKRVKGIVKSGNCLVRKFQKRQKEGRRREKDEWTEPQLIAQVELKLVGRVMNKTRLTQDQLIWCQKKLNDLTVIKGNIQIEPSFMLFPF; this comes from the exons ATGGGAACCCACTTCCAATTTGATGATAAACGCGTCCTGTTAAAATCTTTCTGTAGAATCATGATCACGTTTGGAAACTCTTTGTGGGTTTTGTCCTTCAATTCCTTATTCTTACTTTTTGGGTTCATTTCCAAGTTGATTATCAG ACTCTGCAGCAGCTTCAGAACGTGTAGTAATAATAAAGATGATAAAATCGATTTGGTTGATTCCCCGGAATTGGAACCATTTGGGTTTTTACAGTCGGAGGGTTTTCACGAGTACTTATTTGGGTTTCAGTTCCAGGCGATTGAAGAAggtgagagtgaagaagaagaagaagatcatgACGACGGAAGAAACCCAGAATCAGATTACTCTGCTATCACGGACACTCCCCTAGTTCACAGCGCGATCAAGTTTCAGACTTTTCCCGTGAAAGCTTCACGCGGTTTCTTGGTGACTCCGGAAGATGTAAGCTTTACTGTTAAAGAGATGTTTGTACACCCGGATAATGATTCTCAGATGGTTTCCGCCATGGATGTTTCCGTTTCCGATCACGGTTTAGAGACAAAACAAGAGGAAGGTGTTCCTGGAGGAGAAGACGTCTCTTCTGAAAATCGTGAGGTGGACGATGAGGAACGCGGTGTTGTCAGCGAGGGAGATAAGTCCGATGAATCTTTGTCGCCTTCAAAAGAGCCAAAAGGACGTCATATGCTATCTCATTTCGATCGAGAACGTGATTTTTCTGCTTTTAGTGGAAGGACCCCATTTCCAGTTTTagataatgaagatgaagaaaatgatcTTGATTTTCTAGAGCAAATATCGGATTTGATGAGGAATTTCGAGGACGATAGTAGAAGGAACGTCGCCAGCAAAGATAAAGCTGTGAACTTTAATGGAGAAAATCAAGAATCCCTCGAATTAATTGATAGGGAGATTCCATTCACAACTTGTAATGATTATTCAACGGAGGAGGATGACGACGATGAAGAAGGGTACATCATTGACTTCGAGTCGCACAGggaattagggtttatttcaGAGAGAAAATCAACGGGTGATGTTGAAGCGTCATTATCAAATGAGAAGAATACATTCAGGAGATGGGATTTTGATTTAgaagatgaaaatgaaaatgaagaagaagaagaagatgggtTTAAAGACATTCTGATGCAACACAGAGTGATGGTAGAACAGCTGAAAATGGATGCCAAGAGTTCGAGAAGCGGAAGGCTTGCGACGATCATGGAAGAATGCGAGACCATGAAAATGGATTTGAAGCCGTTGAGATTAGATGAAAGATTGGATCATAAAGACCACATGAATGAGATTCAAAAAGTCTACAGAAGCTACacagagaagatgaagaagcttGACATCTTGAATTACCAGACAGTTCATGCAATCA GCTTTCTTCACATGAAGGACCCATCACCATCGTCCTCATCATCATCCCACAAAGACCCAACCTTGAAATCGCCGGTTTCTGCAATAAAAACGCTCATTTTCTCGAGCATGTGGCCGTGCAAGCTGCGCAGGATCTACTCGGCCGATCCGACGGTGAAATCCATGGCGGAACTCCACAGGGACCTTGAAACGGTGTACGTAGGACAAGCCTGTCTGTCGTGGGAGATACTTCAATGGCAATACGACAAGTCGAAGGAGCTTCTTTTAAACGATACCGACAGCCAACGGTCGTATGGGCAAGCTGCTATTGAATTCCAGCAGTTTCAAGTTTTAGTTCATAGGTTTGTAGAGAACGAGGCTTTTCAGGGTTCCAGAGTTGAAAACTACGCCAGGGATCGTTGTTCACTTCGAACCATACTTCAGGTTCCCGCCATTAAAG ACGATGACTGCTTGAAGAACAGGACAAGGAGGGGAGAAATCAAAGGAGCTGGATCAGAAGAAGTAGAGAAGAAGATCTCTATCGCTGCACTGATGGATGTGATAGAAGAATCGATGCGATCGTTCTGGGAGTTCATTCGGGCTGATAAGGAGGATGCCACGATTTCGATATCCAAAAGCTTATTATACAACAGAGGAGctgaacaacaacaacaaaagaaGGATCAAATGGAACTTTTGAATCAGCTGAAAACAATTCTTCAAAAG AAGGAGAAAAGGGTGAAGGGAATAGTGAAGAGTGGGAATTGTTTAGTGAGgaaatttcaaaaaaggcagaaagaaggaagaagaagagagaaagatgaATGGACAGAGCCACAGCTGATTGCGCAGGTGGAATTGAAGCTGGTGGGAAGGGTTATGAACAAGACAAGATTAACGCAAGATCAGTTGATTTGGTGCCAGAAGAAACTCAACGACCTCACCGTAATCAAAGGGAACATCCAAATCGAACCTTCTTTTATGCTCTTTCCTTTCTAA
- the LOC124925290 gene encoding protein HGH1 homolog, whose product HAGSILVNIPQREAGRKLLVDPKRGLLKQITRQFDSTNLLRKKGVSGIIGNCSFEADSQIQNLLLISEFIWPTLILPVAGNKVNKSVLLTIKIKLFMR is encoded by the exons CATGCTGGTTCAATACTTGTGAATATACCACAACGAGAAGCAGGAAGGAAACTTTTAGTTGACCCCAAGAGAGGACTTCTTAAGCAAATTACTAGGCAATTTGATTCAACAAATCTGTTGAGAAAGAAAGGG GTTTCTGGAATAATCGGTAATTGCAGTTTTGAAGCGGATAGTCAGATACAGAATTTACTCCTTATATCAGAATTTATCTGGCCAACTCTAATTCTTCCTGTTGCTGGAAATAAGGTGAATAAATCTGTTCTTCTTACAATAAAGATTAAACTTTTTATGCGATAA